In the genome of Pungitius pungitius chromosome 5, fPunPun2.1, whole genome shotgun sequence, the window AAGGAGCTGGAAGCTATACAAAAAGGAGTTGGAGGCATAGAGAAGATttgtggggtggggaggggggtggtgggggggggtgctcgaAAGTGCCGTGATGAGCACCCCTTTGAGGCGACCTTCTGGTGTCAATGTCTCAGGCCAAGTCGGCGGTGACGGAGGTGAGGATTCCGTCGAAGACAACGGTAACAACAGGACTAACACCCGGTGTGAAGGAGCAGCGAGACCCGGGCCGGGGAATGCGGATCCGGCCGGTCAGGGAAGGTCGAGCAGCGTGGAGCAGCTGGTGAGACCTGCCCTGCCAGGCAGGAAGGCACACAGAAAGACCTGCAGCAAGGACCGCGGGGGAAGATGGAAGGGGGGAGACCGAGACAGGGATGAGGAGACAGGACATTTTGAGCGCGACGCAGGAGGCAGGGGAAAAGGAAAACCACGACAGAGAGAGGCCGAAGGAAGTGGCACGCAGGGAGATGGAGACCGGGACAGACCGGGAACAGGAGGCACTGACAGTCTGTCGAGTGGTAACTCTGACACCCCCTTCAACAACACTTTGGAAGTTGGAGAAGGATCCACCAACTTTCAGCGAGGACTCACGCATCACAGACTCCCATCCACTGGCTGCACCCGGACCTTCAGCACTAATGTAAACCCCCAATCCCCTCGGCCAGCAATGAGATCCATTTCTTCTGATCTCCATCAGCCTCCCAACCAAACCAGGTCCACACCTCTGTGCCCCCGGAGAATGTCATCCAGCACAGCGGCAGGAAACCTGCACCGCCACTCATTTAGTTCCCGCAGAGAGGCAGATCCATtgggggtggaggtgggaaCAGGGGCAGCAACCGCAGGGTCATCCCAAAGTCCTCAGACGCACATTCTGTCTCTGATAGGCCCGGAgctgagagaagaggaagagcaggagggagaggagggggaaggagaagaagaagaagaagaagaagaggaggaggaggacttggAAGATGGCGAGGAGCGAGGCAGTGGCGTGATGGGGACGACGGGTCAGACCGCATCCTCAACATTGGTTGTGCCTAGTGTTCCTTTTGGGGACAGACGGATGAGTAAAAGGGAGAAGAACAGGATCAAGTAtctgaggaggaggcagaagagaagggagaggtgGAGACAAAGTCAACTGCAGGAGAGCAGACAGGTGAATGACACAATTACCTGAGACATGTCAatgttcttttaaacaaatgattgGCCAGTAATTTTAGATTTAGGATGAAATTATTTATATCTTTGTGTGTTACAAGGACAAATCACAGGGCTTATGATCAAATCATGGAATGATTTATTCTCCCCTTCCTGTTTCCCAATCAATGTTAATACAATGCAAATCAGTCATTAACTATAGAAGTCCATGTTTTATTGGCCACCGTGCAAATGTCTACCGCCGAATGACAAATCGCTTTATCTTTCAGTCTCCAAATCAAGCGATGCTGTCATCGTGTGTAGTCTTTTTCAGTTTGCATTAGCAGGATACTTGAGAAAACCGCACAAT includes:
- the rnf180a gene encoding uncharacterized protein rnf180a → MSTPLRRPSGVNVSGQVGGDGGEDSVEDNGNNRTNTRCEGAARPGPGNADPAGQGRSSSVEQLVRPALPGRKAHRKTCSKDRGGRWKGGDRDRDEETGHFERDAGGRGKGKPRQREAEGSGTQGDGDRDRPGTGGTDSLSSGNSDTPFNNTLEVGEGSTNFQRGLTHHRLPSTGCTRTFSTNVNPQSPRPAMRSISSDLHQPPNQTRSTPLCPRRMSSSTAAGNLHRHSFSSRREADPLGVEVGTGAATAGSSQSPQTHILSLIGPELREEEEQEGEEGEGEEEEEEEEEEEDLEDGEERGSGVMGTTGQTASSTLVVPSVPFGDRRMSKREKNRIKYLRRRQKRRERWRQSQLQESRQSSTGNPSSSSEDEDMSAGDKERYICAVCLDVYFSPYMCQPCNHIFCEPCLRTLAKNSPTSTPCPLCRTIITHVFFQKELNQTARTFFPKEYLSRRQNFQKASCAKWPLPSCRKVFRIFGGFQRQSGPIVRRQFPHGGGHQLGDLDFEEDSRGWSFDMDMVIIYIYSANWVIGFFIFCFLCYLFFPSF